A portion of the Streptomyces sp. NBC_00376 genome contains these proteins:
- a CDS encoding SAM-dependent methyltransferase gives MTGYGSGADCIDTTRPHPARVYDWILGGTDNHPADEELGRQIAGLSPDTKHIARHNRWFMHRAMRWLAGEAGIRQFLDIGSGIPTEPNLHRTVQSTAPDARVVYVDNDPVVLAHAGALLSGSAEGVTAYLDADVREPERILELAADVIDFDRPVALSLIALLHFIDDGDEGGGGEGAYALVERLTERLPAGSCLVLSQLTGDFDPGSVEKGVASYAAGGMTLVPRSHRGVSRFFDGLELVEPGLVSVVDWHPELSLGELPVETQPVPIYGAVARKP, from the coding sequence ATGACAGGGTACGGATCCGGTGCGGACTGCATCGACACCACCAGGCCGCATCCCGCGCGGGTGTACGACTGGATTCTCGGCGGGACGGACAACCATCCCGCCGACGAGGAGCTCGGGAGACAGATCGCCGGGCTCTCACCGGACACGAAGCACATCGCACGGCACAACCGGTGGTTCATGCACCGCGCGATGCGCTGGCTCGCGGGCGAGGCGGGGATCCGGCAGTTCCTCGACATCGGTTCCGGCATTCCCACCGAGCCCAATCTGCACCGGACCGTCCAGAGCACGGCTCCCGACGCCCGGGTCGTGTACGTGGACAACGACCCCGTCGTCCTGGCCCATGCCGGGGCGCTGCTGAGCGGGAGTGCCGAAGGAGTGACGGCGTACCTGGACGCCGATGTGCGGGAGCCGGAGAGGATCCTCGAACTGGCCGCCGACGTCATCGACTTCGACCGGCCCGTCGCGCTCTCCCTCATCGCGCTCCTGCACTTCATCGACGACGGCGATGAAGGTGGCGGCGGCGAGGGAGCGTACGCGCTGGTGGAGCGGTTGACGGAGCGGCTTCCCGCCGGAAGCTGCCTGGTGCTGTCGCAGCTCACCGGTGACTTCGACCCCGGGAGCGTGGAGAAAGGGGTGGCCTCGTACGCGGCGGGCGGTATGACGCTCGTCCCGAGGTCGCACCGGGGCGTCAGCCGGTTCTTCGACGGGCTGGAACTGGTCGAACCCGGCCTGGTGTCGGTCGTCGACTGGCATCCGGAACTCAGCCTCGGCGAGCTCCCGGTGGAGACACAGCCGGTGCCGATCTACGGTGCGGTCGCCCGCAAGCCGTAG
- a CDS encoding SAM-dependent methyltransferase: MSEQQPSVTPPARPVSERIDTTRPHSARFWNYFVGGKDNYEVDREIGDQIKAFFPGLVDVAVAGRQFLRRSVSHLVQERGVRQFLDIGTGLPTADNTHQVAQDIAPEARIVYVDNDPLVLTHARALLTSSSEGVTDYIDADLYDPDSILAEAAKTLDFDRPVALMLLGILGHADDFTKAREVVGRLMAGLPAGSYLVVYDGTRTSEGMIAAEKAYIESGAVPYYVREPDEIVTLFDGLRILDPGFVRLSEWRPDADSATVPADVDAFGGIGVKE; this comes from the coding sequence ATGAGTGAGCAGCAGCCGTCCGTCACCCCTCCCGCCAGGCCGGTGTCGGAACGGATCGACACCACCAGGCCTCATTCCGCCCGCTTCTGGAACTACTTCGTGGGCGGGAAGGACAACTACGAGGTCGACCGTGAGATCGGTGACCAGATCAAGGCGTTCTTCCCGGGACTCGTCGACGTGGCGGTGGCGGGGCGGCAGTTCCTGCGGCGTTCGGTGAGCCACCTCGTTCAGGAGCGGGGGGTCCGGCAGTTCCTGGACATCGGGACCGGCCTGCCCACCGCGGACAACACCCACCAGGTGGCCCAGGACATCGCGCCCGAGGCGCGCATCGTGTACGTCGACAACGACCCGCTCGTGCTGACGCACGCCCGCGCGCTGCTGACCAGTTCGTCCGAGGGCGTGACCGACTACATCGACGCCGACCTCTACGACCCGGACAGCATCCTGGCCGAGGCGGCGAAGACGCTCGACTTCGACCGGCCCGTGGCCCTGATGCTGCTCGGCATCCTCGGTCACGCGGACGACTTCACCAAGGCCCGCGAGGTGGTCGGCCGGCTGATGGCGGGGCTGCCGGCCGGCAGCTACCTGGTGGTGTACGACGGCACGCGCACCAGCGAGGGCATGATCGCCGCGGAGAAGGCGTACATCGAGAGCGGCGCGGTTCCGTACTACGTGCGCGAGCCGGACGAGATCGTCACGCTCTTCGACGGGCTGCGGATCCTCGACCCCGGCTTCGTCCGGCTCAGCGAGTGGCGGCCCGACGCCGACAGCGCGACCGTGCCCGCGGACGTCGACGCCTTCGGGGGGATCGGCGTCAAGGAGTGA
- a CDS encoding GtrA family protein: protein MTAPTRLRTRALRPLLAAFARFVVCGGGVGLASSAAVVLLSARMPMAVANALVTVVSTVVATELHRRISFRSERRGWGVHLQSGATVAVSYAFTTGALLCLFAVQPAPSPLLAQTVYLSASALAGVGRFVLLRVVVFGNRTRRGRGRAPHDDTLGKSSVAMAV from the coding sequence GTGACCGCCCCAACGCGTCTGCGGACGCGCGCCCTTCGGCCACTCCTCGCGGCCTTCGCGCGGTTCGTCGTGTGTGGCGGCGGGGTCGGGCTGGCGTCGAGCGCGGCGGTGGTGCTGCTCAGCGCGCGCATGCCGATGGCCGTTGCGAACGCACTGGTCACCGTGGTCTCCACGGTCGTCGCGACCGAGTTGCACCGACGGATCTCGTTCCGGAGCGAACGTAGGGGGTGGGGGGTCCATCTCCAGTCCGGGGCGACGGTCGCCGTGAGCTATGCGTTCACGACGGGGGCGCTGCTGTGCCTGTTCGCCGTGCAGCCTGCTCCCTCCCCCCTGCTGGCGCAGACGGTCTATCTGTCGGCGTCCGCTCTGGCGGGGGTCGGACGGTTCGTGTTGCTGCGGGTCGTCGTCTTCGGGAACCGCACGCGGAGGGGGCGCGGGCGCGCTCCGCACGACGACACTCTGGGCAAGTCCTCCGTGGCGATGGCCGTGTGA